A window from Gossypium raimondii isolate GPD5lz chromosome 7, ASM2569854v1, whole genome shotgun sequence encodes these proteins:
- the LOC105788511 gene encoding protein SWEETIE isoform X2, translating into MTRMNYVRENVPLSRFGVLVAQLESIVASASQKSPDPLLCFDLLSDLLTALDDEPKESILLWQRKCEDALYSLLILGAKRPVRHLASVAMARIISKGDSISIYSRASSLQGFLSDGKRSEPQRIAGAAQCLGKLYQHFGRRITSGLLETTIIATKLMKYHEEFVRQEALLMLQNALEGCGGSAAASAYTEAFRLITRFGIGDKAFVVRIAAARCLKAIANIGGPGLGVAEFDSLATYCVKALEDSVTSVRDAFAEALGSLVALGMNPEAQVQPRGKGPFPPPKKLEGGLQRHLALPFTKASGSRSKEIRVGLTLSWVFFLQAIHLKYLHLDIELQSYALNIMDMLRMDTYFDAHAVACVLYILRVGVTDQMTEPCQRSFTVFLGEQLQSPEASPSMKIAALRTLSYTLKTLGEVPLEFKEAFDNTVVAAVSHSYQLVRVEAALTLRTLAEVDPTCVGSLISYGVTILNALRESVSFEKGSNLQVDLNSLHGQATVLAALVSISRKLPLGYPARLPKAVLEVSKKLLTESSSDAVTAKVEQEAGWLLLSSLLSSMLKEELEDQVFDILSLWAGLFNGNPEDVIGENGDLQPRIRVWSAAIDALTSFIRCFVSSNLAVSGILLQPVMLYLNRALSYISLLAAKELLDIKPEVDIFIIRTLMGYQSLPDPMAYKSDHPQIIQLCTIPYRNASGCEESSCLMFLLDKRDACLGPWIPGRDWFEDELRAFQGGKDGLMPCVWDNELSSFPQPETINKMLVNQMLLCFGIIFAAQNSGDMLSLLGMMEQCLKAGKKQPWHAASMTNICVGLLAGLKALLALRPQSLELEILNLAQAIFKGILIEGDICASQRRASSEGLGLLARLGNDIFTARMTRSLLGELNGITDSHYAGSIALSLGCIHRSAGGMALSTLVPTTVSSITLLAKSSIPALQIWSLHGLLLTIEAAGLSFVSHVQATLGLALEILLSEENGRVDLQQGVGRLINAIVAVLGPELAPGSIFFSRCKSVVAEISSSEETATLLESVRFTQQLVLFAPHAVSVHSHVQTLLLTLSSRQPALRHLAVSTLRHLIEKDPVSVIDEQIEDNLFCMLDEETDSEIGNLIRGTIMRLLYVSCPSRPSRWISICRNMVLAMSTRATAEISSGNDSTSGPDGDSRLNFGDDDENMVSDSKHIPVQGHAFETSIVGRNRDKHLRYRTRVFAAECLSYLPEAVGTNPAHFDLSLASRKVANEQVSGDWLVLQVQELISVAYQISTIQFENMRPIGVRLLSSVVDKFETVPDPELPGHFLLEQYQAQLISAVRTALDTSSGPILLEAGLLLATKIMTSGIISGDQAAVKRIFSLLSRPLDDFKDLYYPSFAEWVSCKIKIRLLAAHASLKCYTYAFLRRHQAVVPDEYLALLPLFSRSSSILGKYWISLLKDYSCVCLHLNLKRNWNSFLDAIQSPLVSCKLQPCLEEAWPVILQALALDAVPVNVDRNGNSEAAAENMSANSLVSGYSMVELESEEYQFLWGFALLVIFQGQHPALCKQVIPLASAKAKHDGDTPAEDTTSPGLKFYEIVLPVFQFLVTQKFFSAGFLTVNICEELLLVFSYSIYMDNSWNSLAISVLSQIVHNCPEDFLEAENFACLVVELCLGCLFRVFHCASAFSPVQACWEDLLFPLFVAAKTIMRRFQPKMPKHLHSVALAFLLIGYKFIRQASTELSLSKVTDIVKCVNSSLKKLIDDAPNLGDDAIVHLRNILCTSLDELADLTKDCIEGIHLLHNKRSDLRKLLLLKLAFSIEQIVMLPKIMHEIQCLEGNKDSDPIYFSVLKFCTDCMLTILTDSNLQVQAIGLQVLKSVVLKSNNMEDNSSIVFFIGELVGGILTIIKNMLMKSMTKESVVIVGECLQVLMLLQTVSKESDCQRGFMSLFLEAIVMIFSASEDNCSQEVNDIRNTAIRLVSHLAQIPSSAGHLKDVLLLMSETHRQQLQGVIRASVTLDHSVGETKSVAPPLEIKLPVPLEMRREDNALPSATQVKLKQQSEERYSSPLATPIGTNNDDMEEDEEDEDDWDAFMSFPATKNAAETDFVVESTVKESDHVEEVKELSAKIEEHVQRRASTETGHNEDAEGSINVAGDDEQQKESSDNKVDTDLVSDTLPHVGLSDTETEEEAEHNMDQEQH; encoded by the exons GTGCTGCACAGTGTTTGGGAAAGTTATATCAGCATTTTGGAAGAAGAATAACTTCGGGTTTGCTTGAAACAACTATTATTGCTACAAAACTGATGAAATATCATGAG GAGTTTGTGAGACAAGAGGCTTTGCTCATGCTTCAGAATGCTTTGGAAGGCTGTGGTGGTAGTGCTGCTGCTTCAGCATATACTGAGGCATTTCGTCTCATTACAAGATTTGGCATTGGAGACAAAGCTTTTGTTGTTAGAATAGCTGCAGCACGTTGTTTGAAGGCTATTGCCAACATAGGGGGACCTGGTCTAGGGGTTGCAGAATTTGATAGTTTAGCTACATATTGCGTCAAG GCTCTTGAGGATTCAGTAACTTCTGTTCGGGATGCATTTGCTGAAGCTCTGGGCTCATTGGTTGCTCTTGGAATGAATCCTGAGGCGCAG GTTCAACCAAGAGGAAAAGGCCCTTTTCCTCCACCGAAGAAACTAGAAGGTGGTTTACAGAGGCATCTGGCTTTGCCTTTCACAAAAG CTAGTGGTTCTCGGTCAAAGGAGATTCGTGTTGGCCTTACCTTATCTTGGGTGTTCTTTTTACAG GCAATTCATTTGAAGTATCTACATCTAGATATTGAGCTTCAAAGTTATGCTTTGAACATTATGGACATGCTTCGTATGGATACATATTTTGATGCCCATGCAGTG GCATGTGTTCTCTATATCCTACGCGTTGGTGTAACTGATCAGATGACGGAACCTTGTCAAAGGAGCTTTACAGTCTTCCTTGGAGAGCAG CTTCAATCTCCAGAAGCCAGCCCTTCAATGAAAATTGCTGCCCTGCGTACCCTGTCATATACTTTGAAAACTCTAGGCGAG GTTCCACTTGAATTCAAGGAGGCGTTTGATAACACAGTTGTTGCAGCAGTATCTCACTCTTACCAGCTT GTACGTGTTGAGGCTGCTTTGACATTGCGTACATTGGCTGAGGTTGATCCAACTTGTGTTGGTAGTTTGATATCTTATGGAGTGACCATACTAAATGCTTTAAGGGAAAGTGTTTCCTTTGAAAAG GGAAGCAATTTGCAAGTTGATCTTAATTCTTTGCATGGGCAAGCAACAGTTTTGGCTGCTTTAGTTTCCATTTCACGAAAATTACCCCTTGGTTATCCAGCCAG ATTGCCCAAGGCAGTTCTTGAAGTTTCGAAGAAATTGCTGACAGAATCCAGTAGTGATGCTGTTACTGCCAAGGTGGAACAAGAAGCTGGGTGGTTACtcttatcatcattattatcttCCATGCTGAAGGAG GAGCTTGAGGATCAGGTATTCGATATTCTTTCCCTGTGGGCTGGTCTTTTCAATGGCAACCCTGAAGATGTAATTGGAGAAAATGGAGATCTACAGCCTAGGATTCG TGTGTGGTCTGCAGCAATTGATGCACTTACTTCATTCATTCGATGCTTCGTGTCATCCAATTTGGCAGTTAGTGGGATTTTGCTTCAGCCAGTGATGCTGTATCTCAATAG GGCTTTGTCCTATATCTCTCTGTTGGCAGCCAAAGAACTACTGGATATTAAGCCTGAAGTGGATATATTCATCATCAGAACATTAATGGGCTATCAATCCCTCCCTGATCCAATGGCCTATAAGAGTGACCATCCTCAAATTATACAATTATGTACAATTCCCTATAG AAATGCTTCTGGATGCGAGGAAAGCTCATGCTTGATGTTCCTGTTAGACAAAAGAGATGCATGTTTGGGCCCCTGGATTCCTGGAAG GGATTGGTTTGAAGATGAACTCCGTGCTTTTCAAGGTGGAAAAGATGGACTCATGCCTTGTGTATGGGATAATGAATTGTCGAGTTTTCCTCAG CCGGAGACTATAAACAAGATGTTGGTGAATCAAATGCTTCTCTGCTTTGGAATCATATTTGCTGCTCAG AATAGTGGTGATATGCTGTCACTTCTTGGAATGATGGAACAGTGCCTAAAAGCTGGGAAAAAGCAACCATGGCATGCTGCAAGCATGACCAACATATGTGTGGGGTTACTTGCTGGGTTGAAG GCTTTGCTCGCGTTACGTCCACAATCATTGGAGTTAGAGATATTGAATTTGGCTCAAGCTATTTTTAAG GGTATACTAATTGAGGGGGACATTTGTGCATCACAACGTAGGGCGTCATCAGAGGGTCTTGGTCTTTTAGCTCGCCTTGGAAATGATATCTTTACAGCCAGAATG ACTCGATCGTTACTTGGGGAGCTAAATGGTATAACAGATTCACATTATGCTGGCTCAATAGCTCTTTCCCTTGGATGTATTCATCGCAG TGCTGGAGGGATGGCACTTTCAACTTTAGTGCCTACTACTGTAAGCTCAATAACTTTGCTGGCTAAAAGTTCAATCCCCGCCTTACAGATCTGGTCGTTGCATGGACTTCTTTTGACTATAGAAGCTGCTGGCTTGTCCTTTGTATCTCATGTCCAG GCCACACTGGGCCTCGCTTTGGAGATTTTGTTGTCTGAAGAGAATGGAAGGGTTGACCTCCAACAAGGTGTGGGACGTCTTATAAATGCAATTGTTGCCGTTCTTGGTCCTGAGCTTGCCCCTGGCAGCATTTTCTTTTCACGTTGCAAG TCTGTTGTTGCAGAGATTAGTTCCTCAGAAGAAACAGCTACACTACTTGA GAGTGTTCGTTTCACACAACAGCTTGTTCTTTTTGCTCCACATGCTGTTTCAGTGCACTCCCATGTCCAAACTCTTCTGCTGACTCTATCATCAAGACAG CCTGCATTAAGGCATCTTGCAGTCTCCACTCTACGGCATCTCATTGAGAAGGACCCT GTTTCTGTCATTGATGAACAAATAGAAGATAATCTGTTTTGCATGCTAGACGAAGAAACTGATTCAGA GATAGGGAATTTAATCCGTGGCACAATCATGCGACTGCTTTATGTGTCTTGCCCTTCACGTCCTTCTCGGTGGATATCAATTTGTCGTAACATG GTCCTTGCTATGTCAACAAGAGCTACTGCTGAGATTAGTTCCGGAAATGATTCTACTAGTGGTCCAGATGGTGACTCAAGATTAAATTTTGGAGATGATGATGAAAACATGGTCTCTGACTCTAAGCACATTCCAGTTCAAGGTCATGCATTTGAAACTTCTATTGTTGGTCGCAATAGAGATAAGCACCTCAGATACCGAACCAGAGTTTTTGCTGCTGA GTGCTTGAGTTATCTGCCTGAAGCTGTGGGCACGAATCCTGCACATTTTGATCTCTCTCTAGCAAGCAGAAAAGTCGCAAATGAACAAGTCTCTGGTGATTGGCTAGTCCTCCAAGTTCAAGAGCTAATATCAGTTGCTTATCAG ATAAGTACAATTCAGTTTGAAAACATGCGGCCAATCGGTGTCCGACTTTTAAGTTCAGTTGTAGACAAG TTTGAAACAGTTCCTGATCCTGAGCTTCCAGGACACTTTCTACTAGAACAGTATCAA GCACAACTAATATCTGCTGTTCGCACTGCACTGGATACATCATCTGGCCCTATTCTTTTGGAGGCAGGTCTGTTGCTGGCTACCAAG ATAATGACAAGTGGAATAATTAGTGGTGACCAAGCTGCAGTAAAACGTATATTTTCACTATTATCTCGCCCATTGGATGACTTCAAGGACCTATATTATCCGTCATTTGCAGAATGGGTCTCATGTAAG ATCAAGATACGACTTCTAGCCGCTCACGCCTCCCTCAAGTGTTATACATACGCCTTTTTGAGGAGACACCAAGCTGTTGTTCCTGATGAGTATCTAGCATTGTTACCATTGTTCTCAAGAAGTTCAAGCATTCTGGGGAAGTACTGGATCTCGCTTTTGAAGGATTACAGTTGTGTGTGCTTGCACCTAAATCTCAAAAGAAAC TGGAACTCATTCCTTGATGCTATTCAATCACCTCTGGTCTCGTGTAAGCTGCAGCCTTGCTTGGAAGAAGCATGGCCTGTTATTTTGCAAGCACTTGCTCTGGATGCAGTTCCTGTGAATGTTGATAGGAATGGAAACTCTGAAGCTGCTGCTGAAAATATGTCAGCAAACAGCTTAGTGTCTGGGTACAGTATGGTTGAACTGGAATCCGAAGAATACCAGTTTCTGTGGGGCTTTGCTTTGCTTGTTATATTTCAGGGACAACATCCAGCCCTTTGTAAACAAGTTATACCGTTAGCCTCAGCTAAAGCAAAACATGATGGTGATACTCCTGCTGAGGATACAACTTCTCCAGGCTTGAAGTTTTATGAAATTGTTTTGCCAGTGTTCCAGTTTCTTGTAACACAGAAGTTTTTCTCAGCTGGTTTTCTTACCGTAAACATCTGTGAAGAACTGCTCCTG GTCTTCTCTTATTCCATCTACATGGATAATTCATGGAACAGTCTTGCGATATCTGTTCTATCTCAG ATTGTGCACAACTGCCCTGAAGATTTCCTTGAAGCAGAAAATTTTGCTTGCCTAGTGGTGGAACTTTGTTTGGGTTGCCTTTTTAGAGTTTTTCACTG TGCTAGTGCATTCTCACCTGTTCAAGCCTGCTGGGAAGATTTATTGTTTCCACTATTTGTTGCTGCGAAGACAATAATGAGGCGTTTTCAACCAAAA ATGCCGAAACACCTGCATTCAGTAGCATTGGCATTTCTTTTGATTGGCTACAAATTCATTAGACAAGCTTCAACTGAGTTGTCCCTATCAAAAGTTACTGATATTGTGAAGTGTGTGAATTCCTCGTTGAAGAAACTCATTGATG ATGCTCCTAATCTTGGTGATGATGCCATTGTCCACCTGAGAAATATTTTATGCACTTCTCTGGATGAACTTGCTGATTTGACCAAGGATTGCATTGAAGGCATTCATCTCCTGCATAATAAGAGATCTGACTTACGCAAACTACTGCTATTGAAGCTTGCATTCTCTATTGAACAGATAGTTATGTTGCCCAAGATAATGCATGAAATTCAATGTCTAGAAGGCAACAAAGATAGTGATCCTATCTACTTTTCGGTGCTTAAATTTTGCACTGATTGTATGCTTACTATACTGACTGACTCAAATTTACAG GTACAGGCTATTGGTTTGCAGGTGCTGAAAAGCGTGGTACTGAAAAGTAACAATATGGAAGACAACAGTTCCATCGTATTCTTTATTGGAGAGCTGGTTGGGGGCATTCTCACCATAATCAAAAACATGTTAATG AAATCCATGACTAAAGAATCAGTTGTTATTGTGGGGGAGTGCTTACAAGTCCTAATGCTCCTGCAAACAGTTTCAAAAGAGAGTGATTGCCAGAGAGGGTTCATGAGTCTCTTTTTGGAAGCTATTGTTATGATCTTCTCGGCATCAGAGGATAATTGTTCTCAG GAAGTCAATGACATAAGAAACACCGCCATCAGGCTTGTTTCTCATCTTGCACAAATTCCTTCTTCGGCTGGTCATCTCAAGGATGTGTTGTTATTGATGTCTGAGACGCATAGACAGCAACTTCAG GGGGTTATTCGTGCTTCAGTAACACTGGACCATAGTGTTGGAGAAACGAAATCTGTGGCACCGCCATTAGAGATTAAACTACCAGTTCCACTTGAAATGAGAAGAGAGGACAATGCCTTACCATCTGCTACTCAAGTGAAGCTTAAACAGCAAAGTGAAGAAAGATATTCATCTCCATTAGCCACCCCTATAGGTACCAATAATGATGacatggaagaagatgaagaggatGAAGACGATTGGGATGCCTTCATGTCTTTTCCAGCCACAAAGAATGCAGCTGAAACTGATTTTGTAGTTGAGAGTACAGTAAAAGAATCGGACCATG ttgaagaagtgaaagaattaTCCGCAAAGATAGAGGAGCATGTGCAAAGAAGGGCATCAACTGAAACTGGACATAATGAAGATGCTGAAGGATCAATCAATGTAGCAGGGGATGATGAGCAGCAAAAGGAGAGTTCAGATAATAAAGTCGATACTGATTTAGTATCAGATACTCTGCCTCATGTAGGGCTTTCCGATACTGAAACCGAAGAGGAAGCTGAACATAATATGGATCAGGAACAGCATTGA